In a genomic window of Phyllostomus discolor isolate MPI-MPIP mPhyDis1 chromosome 5, mPhyDis1.pri.v3, whole genome shotgun sequence:
- the NPPA gene encoding natriuretic peptides A codes for MGSFFTITTSFLLFLAFQLPGPSRANPVYSSVSNADLMDFKNLLDHLEDKVPMEEELLPPQALSEQNEEAGAALSPLPEVPPWTGEVSAAQRDGGALGRGPWDSSERSALLKNKLRALLAAPRSLRRSSCFGGRMDRIGAQSGLGCNSFRYRR; via the exons ATGGGCTCCTTCTTCACCATCACCACGAGCTTCCTCCTCTTTCTGGCGTTCCAGCTGCCAGGGCCAAGCAGAGCCAACCCCGTGTACAGCTCCGTGTCCAACGCTGACCTGATGGATTTCAAG AATCTGCTGGACCATTTGGAGGACAAGGTGCCTATGGAAGAGGAGCTCCTGCCCCCGCAAGCACTCAGCGAGCAGAATGAGGAAGCTGGGGCAGCTCTCAGCCCCCTCCCTGAGGTGCCTCCCTGGACCGGGGAGGTCAGCGCAGCCCAGAGAGATGGGGGTGCCCTCGGGCGGGGCCCCTGGGACTCCTCCGAGAGGTCTGCCCTCCTGAAAAACAAGCTGAGGGCGCTGCTTGCCGCTCCCCGGAGCCTGCGGCGGTCCAGCTGCTTCGGGGGCAGGATGGACAGGATCGGAGCCCAGAGCGGGCTGGGCTGCAACAGCTTCCGG TACCGAAGATAA
- the KIAA2013 gene encoding uncharacterized protein KIAA2013 homolog, which translates to MWLQQRLKGLPGLLSSSWARRLLFLLGLLLLLLWFGGSGARRAAGGLHLLSWARGEAGAAEPSACLEAATRAWRGLRERGEAVPLGPGVPALVANGFLALDVTANRLWVTPGEREPSVAPDFVPFVQLRPLNVLSEAGESVLLLREGLLRRVRCLQLGTPGSGAAAAAAPGPASASGLVTGSSRDCVLLQEDFLAHRGRPHVYLQRIQLNNPTERVAALQTVGPTAAPVPRTYTSTLEKVGDHQFLLYSGLSPPLPTGLVHLVVVAAKKLVNRLQVAPKTQLDETVLWVVHVSGPVNPQVLKSKAAKELKALQDLARKEMLELLEMPAAELLQDHQRLWAQLFSPGVEMKKITDAHTPSGLTVNLTLYYMLSCSPAPLLSPNLSPREREQMEATLNYEDHCFSGHATMHAENLWPGRLSSVPQILQLSDLWRLTLQKRGCKGLVKVGAPGLLQGMVLSFGGLQFTENHLQFQADPDVLHNSYALHGIRYKNDHINLAVLADAEGKPYLHVSVESRGQPAKIYACEAGCLDEPVELSSAPHGHTFSVMVTQPITPLLYISTDLTHLQDLRHTLHLKAILAHDEHMAQQDPGLPFLFWFSVASLITLFHLFLFKLIYNEYCGPGAKPLFRSKEDPSV; encoded by the exons ATGTGGCTGCAGCAACGGCTTAAGGGGCTGCCGGGACTGCTGTCGAGCAGCTGGGCCCGCCGCCTCCTCTTCCTGCTCGGCctcttgctgctgcttctgtggTTCGGGGGCTCCGGggcgcggcgggcggcgggcggcctGCACCTGCTGTCCTGGGCCCGCGGCGAGGCGGGCGCCGCCGAACCCTCTGCCTGCCTGGAGGCGGCCACCCGTGCCTGGCGCGGCCTGCGGGAGCGCGGCGAGGCTGTGCCGCTGGGTCCTGGGGTGCCGGCCCTGGTGGCCAACGGCTTCCTGGCCCTGGACGTGACTGCCAACCGGCTGTGGGTGACCCCTGGGGAGCGGGAGCCCTCCGTGGCGCCGGACTTCGTGCCCTTTGTGCAGCTGCGCCCGCTCAACGTGCTTTCCGAAGCTGGAGAGTCAGTGCTCCTGCTGCGTGAAGGGCTGCTGCGCCGGGTGCGTTGCTTGCAGCTCGGGACCCCAGGTTCCGGCGCTGCAGCAGCCGCCGCCCCCGGGCCAGCCTCAGCCTCTGGCCTTGTCACGGGATCCAGCCGCGACTGTGTGCTGCTGCAGGAGGACTTTCTGGCCCACCGGGGCCGACCCCACGTCTATTTGCAGCGCATCCAGCTCAACAACCCCACGGAACGCGTGGCCGCGTTGCAGACTGTGGGACCCACGGCTGCTCCAGTCCCCAGGACCTACACCAGTACTCTGGAGAAGGTCGGAGACCATCAGTTCCTCCTCTATTCGGGCCTGTCCCCGCCTTTGCCCACCGGACTGGTGCACCTGGTGGTGGTGGCCGCTAAGAAACTAGTGAACCGGCTCCAAGTGGCTCCCAAGACGCAGCTGGATGAGACGGTACTGTGGGTGGTGCACGTCTCAGGCCCTGTCAACCCCCAGGTGCTCAAAAGCAAAGCAGCCAAGGAGCTCAAGGCGCTCCAGGACTTGGCGCGGAAGGAAATGCTGGAGCTCTTGGAGATGCCCGCAGCCGAGCTGCTTCAGGACCACCAGCGCCTCTGGGCTCAGCTCTTCAGCCCAG GTGTGGAAATGAAGAAGATCACAGACGCCCACACGCCGTCCGGCCTGACGGTGAACCTGACCCTGTATTACATGCTGTCCTGCTCCCCGGCCCCACTGCTCAGCCCCAACCTGAGCCCCAGGGAGCGAGAGCAGATGGAGGCGACGCTCAACTACGAAGACCACTGCTTCAGCGGCCACGCCACCATGCACGCCGAGAACCTCTGGCCCGGCCGGCTGTCCTCCGTCCCGCAGATCCTGCAGCTGTCCGACCTGTGGAGGCTGACCCTGCAGAAGCGCGGCTGCAAGGGGCTGGTGAAGGTGGGCGCCCCCGGCCTCCTGCAGGGCATGGTGCTCAGCTTCGGGGGGCTGCAGTTCACCGAGAACCACCTCCAGTTCCAGGCCGACCCCGACGTGCTGCACAACAGCTACGCCTTGCACGGCATCCGCTACAAGAACGACCACATCAACCTGGCCGTGCTGGCGGACGCCGAGGGCAAGCCGTACCTGCACGTGTCCGTGGAGTCCCGCGGCCAGCCGGCCAAGATCTACGCCTGCGAAGCGGGCTGCCTGGACGAGCCCGTGGAGCTCAGCTCCGCGCCCCACGGCCACACCTTCTCGGTCATGGTGACGCAGCCCATCACGCCCCTGCTGTACATCTCCACCGACCTCACGCACCTGCAGGACCTGCGGCACACGCTGCACCTCAAGGCCATCCTGGCGCACGACGAGCACATGGCCCAGCAGGACCCTGGGCTGCCCTTCCTCTTCTGGTTCAGCGTGGCCTCCCTCatcaccctcttccacctcttccTCTTCAAGCTCATCTACAACGAGTACTGTGGGCCTGGGGCCAAGCCCCTCTTCCGGAGCAAG GAAGACCCCAGTGTCTGA